From the Ctenopharyngodon idella isolate HZGC_01 chromosome 3, HZGC01, whole genome shotgun sequence genome, one window contains:
- the LOC127509468 gene encoding gastrula zinc finger protein XlCGF57.1-like isoform X1 produces MVFVKEESEEDMSEPEPWRIKHEEQGGLMKVKEEKPDLNEVEEKYQLQKAHDVTAEEKPLSCSKTENSCSQSSIQITEVTRLFTCSECGKTFKHKRSLKTHMIIHTEKNPFTCSQCGKSFTKKGHLNDHLLIHTLEKPFTCPQCGKTFTLKGNLKSHMLIHSGKRPFICSQCGKSFTCKGQLNDHLVIHTSGKPFTCPQCGKTFTRKGSLKTHILIHVGKRPFTCSQCGKSFTCKGQLNYHLVTHTSEKPFTCPKCGNTFTRKENLKKHMLIHTGIKPFTCSQCGKSFTQKGHLKDHLLIHTSEKPFTCSQCGKSFTRKKNLKIHMLIHTGKKPFSCSQCGKSFTQKVHLNVHLVTHTSEKPFTCSQCGNSFTRKENLKNQIGTYHLLIHTSEKPFTCSQCGKTFTCKRSLKKHMLIHT; encoded by the exons ATGGTGTTtgttaaagaggagagtgaggaGGACATGAGTGAACCAGAACCCTGGAGAATAAAACACGAGGAACAAGGAG gcCTGATGAAAGTGAAAGAAGAAAAACCAGATCTGAATGAAGTGGAGGAGAAATATCAGCTTCAGAAAGCTCATGATGTCACCGCTGAAGAAAAACCATTAAGTTGCTCCAAAActgaaaacagttgctcacAAAGCAGCATTCAAATAACAGAAGTCACAAGACTTTTCACCTGCTCTGAGTGTGGAAAGACTTTCAAACATAAAAGAAGCCTTAAGACTCACATGATaattcacacagaaaaaaatcctTTCACCTGCtcccagtgtggaaagagttttacaaAGAAAGGACACCTTAATGATCATTTGTTAATTCACACTTTagaaaagcctttcacctgccctcagtgtggaaaaacTTTCACACTTAAAGGAAACCTTAAGAGTCACATGTTGATTCATAGTGGAAAAAGGCCTTTCATCTGctctcaatgtggaaagagttttacatgTAAAGGACAACTTAATGATCATTTGGTAATACACACTTCAGGAAAACCTTTCACCTGCCCGCAGTGTGGAAAAACTTTCACACGTAAAGGAAGCCTTAAGACTCACATATTGATTCATGTTGGAAAAAGGCCTttcacctgctctcagtgtggaaagagttttacatgTAAAGGACAACTTAATTATCATTTGGTAACTCACACTTCagaaaagcctttcacctgccctaAGTGTGGAAACACTTTCACACGTAAAGAAAACCTTAAGAAGCACATGTTAATACATACCGGAataaagcctttcacctgctctcagtgtggaaagagttttacacagAAAGGACACCTTAAGGATCATTTGTTAATTCATACTTCAGAAAAGCCTTTTACCTGCTCtcaatgtggaaaaagtttcacacgtaaaaaaaaccttaagattcacatgttaattcatactggaaaaaagcctttcagctgctcacagtgtggaaagagttttacacagAAAGTACACCTTAATGTTCATTTGGTAACTCACACTTCTgaaaagcctttcacctgctctcagtgtggaaactCTTTCACACGTAAAGAAAACCTTAAGAATCAAATTGGTACGTATCATTTGTTAATTCACACTTCAGAAAAGCCTTTTACCTGCTCTCAATGTGGAAAGACTTTCACATGTAAAAGAAGCCTGAAGAAGCACATGTTGATTCATACTTGA
- the LOC127509452 gene encoding oocyte zinc finger protein XlCOF6-like isoform X2 — protein MVFVKEESEDMSEPEPWRIKHEEQGGLMKVKEERQDLNEVEEKPQHQKAHDVTTGEKLLSCSKTENSCSQSIQVTEVTRPFSCSQCGNTFKHKGSLKRHMLIHTGKRPFICSQCGKSFIQKGHFNEHVRIHTSEKAFTCPQCGKTFTRKGSLKRHISIHTGKNPFTCSKCGKRFTCKGNLNYHLETHTEEKAFTCPQCGKTFRCKETLENHKLIHAGIKPFTCTQCGKTFRCKETLENHMLIHAGIKPFSCSQCGKSFTHKGSLKSHMLIHSGTRPFSCSQCGNRFKHKGSLKVHMLIHIGKRPFICSHCGKRFTQKGQLNEHVRIHASEKPFTCPQCGKTFSRKRSLKKHMSIHTGIKPFSCSQCGKSFTCKGSLDYHLITHTKEKAFSCSQCGKTFRCKETLENHMLIHAGIKPFSCSQCGNTFKHKGSLKTHMLIHTGTRPFICSHCGKRFTQKGQLNEHVRIHTSEKPFSCPQCGKTFTRKGSLKLHMSVHTGIKPFTCSQCGKSFTCKGNLNYHLVNHTEEKTFTCLQCGKTFRCKETLENHILIHAGIKPFTCPQCGNTFKHKGSLKSHMLIHTGKKPFICSQCGKCFTHKGHLNEHEIIHASEKPFTCPQCGTSFTRKGSLKKHMSIHTGMKPLVCSQCGKSFTHEGHLNDHLATHTDGKSFTCSHCGKTFTCKETLENHMLIHAGIKPFSCSQCGNTFKHKGSLKRHMLIHTGTRAFACSQCGKSFTHKGHLNEHVLIHASEKPFTCSQCGNSFTRKGSLKKHMLIHTGIRPFTCSQ, from the exons ATGGTGTTtgttaaagaggagagtgaggaCATGAGTGAACCAGAACCCTGGAGAATAAAACATGAGGAACAAGGAG gcCTGATGAAAGTGAAAGAGGAAAGGCAAGATCTAAATGAAGTGGAGGAGAAACCTCAGCATCAGAAAGCTCATGATGTCACCACTGGAGAAAAACTATTGAGTTGCTCCAAAActgaaaacagttgctcacAAAGCATTCAAGTAACAGAAGTCACAAGACCTTTcagctgctctcagtgtggaaacacTTTCAAACATAAAGGAAGCCTTAAGAGGCACATGTTAATTCATACTGGAAAAAGGCCTTTCATCTGCTcgcagtgtggaaagagttttataCAGAAAGGACACTTTAATGAGCATGTGCGAATTCACACTTCAGAAAAGGCtttcacctgccctcagtgtggaaagactttCACACGCAAAGGAAGCCTGAAGAGGCACATATCAATTCATACTGGAAAAAATCCTTTCACCTGCTCTAAGTGTGGAAAGCGTTTTACATGTAAAGGTAATCTTAATTATCATTTGGAAACTCACACTGAAGAAAAGGCtttcacctgccctcagtgtggaaagactttCAGGTGCAAAGAAACCCTTGAGAATCACAAGTTAATTCATGCTGGAATAAAGCCTTTtacctgcactcagtgtggaaagactttCAGGTGTAAAGAAACCCTTGAGAatcacatgttaattcatgctggaATAAAGCCTTTcagctgctctcagtgtggaaagagttttacacaTAAAGGAAGCCTTAAGAgtcacatgttaattcattcTGGAACAAGGCCTTTCAGCTGCTCCCAGTGTGGAAACCGTTTCAAACATAAAGGAAGCCTTAAGGTTCACATGTTAATTCATATTGGAAAAAGGCCTTTCATCTGCTCCCATTGTGGAAAGCGTTTTACACAGAAAGGACAACTTAATGAGCATGTGCGAATTCACGCTTCagaaaagcctttcacctgccctcagtgtggaaagactttCTCACGTAAAAGAAGCTTGAAGAAGCACATGTCAATTCATACTGGAATAAAGCCTTTctcctgctctcagtgtggaaagagttttacatgTAAAGGAAGTCTTGATTATCATTTGATAACTCACACTAAAGAAAAGGCTTTcagctgctctcagtgtggaaagactttCAGGTGTAAAGAAACCCTTGAAAatcacatgttaattcatgctggaATAAAGCCTTTcagctgctctcagtgtggaaacacGTTCAAACATAAAGGAAGCCTTAAGACTCACATGTTAATTCATACTGGAACAAGGCCTTTCATTTGCTCCCATTGTGGAAAGCGTTTTACACAGAAAGGACAACTTAATGAGCATGTGCGAATTCACACTTCAGAAAAGCCTTTCagctgccctcagtgtggaaagactttCACACGTAAAGGAAGCCTGAAGTTGCACATGTCAGTTCATACTGGAataaagcctttcacctgctctcagtgtggaaagagttttacatgTAAAGGAAATCTTAATTATCATTTGGTAAATCACACTGAAGAAAAGACTTTCACCTGccttcagtgtggaaagactttCAGGTGTAAAGAAACCCTTGAGAATCACATTTTAATTCATGCTGGAATAAAGCCTTTCACCTGTCCTCAGTGTGGAAACACTTTCAAACATAAAGGAAGCCTTAAGAGTCACATGTTAATTCATACTGGAAAAAAGCCTTTCatctgctctcagtgtggaaagtgtTTTACACATAAAGGACACCTTAATGAGCATGAGATAATTCATGCTTCAGAAAAGCCTTTCActtgccctcagtgtggaaccAGTTTCACACGTAAAGGAAGCCTGAAGAAGCACATGTCCATTCATACTGGAATGAAGCCTTTGGTGTGCtcccagtgtggaaagagttttacacaTGAAGGACACCTTAATGATCATTTGGCAACTCACACTGACGGAAAGTCTTTCACCTGCTCTCATTGTGGAAAGACTTTCACGTGTAAAGAAACCCTTGAGAatcacatgttaattcatgctggaATAAAGCCTTTcagctgctctcagtgtggaaacacTTTCAAACATAAAGGAAGTCTTAAGAGACACATGTTAATTCACACTGGAACAAGGGCTTTCGCCTGCtcccagtgtggaaagagttttacacaTAAAGGACACCTTAATGAGCACGTGCTAATTCATGCTTCAGAAAAGCCTTTtacctgctctcagtgtggaaactCTTTCACACGTAAAGGAAGCCTTAAGAAACACATGTTAATTCATACTGGAATAAGGCCTTTCACCTGCTCTCAATAG
- the LOC127509452 gene encoding oocyte zinc finger protein XlCOF6-like isoform X1 → MVFVKEESEEDMSEPEPWRIKHEEQGGLMKVKEERQDLNEVEEKPQHQKAHDVTTGEKLLSCSKTENSCSQSIQVTEVTRPFSCSQCGNTFKHKGSLKRHMLIHTGKRPFICSQCGKSFIQKGHFNEHVRIHTSEKAFTCPQCGKTFTRKGSLKRHISIHTGKNPFTCSKCGKRFTCKGNLNYHLETHTEEKAFTCPQCGKTFRCKETLENHKLIHAGIKPFTCTQCGKTFRCKETLENHMLIHAGIKPFSCSQCGKSFTHKGSLKSHMLIHSGTRPFSCSQCGNRFKHKGSLKVHMLIHIGKRPFICSHCGKRFTQKGQLNEHVRIHASEKPFTCPQCGKTFSRKRSLKKHMSIHTGIKPFSCSQCGKSFTCKGSLDYHLITHTKEKAFSCSQCGKTFRCKETLENHMLIHAGIKPFSCSQCGNTFKHKGSLKTHMLIHTGTRPFICSHCGKRFTQKGQLNEHVRIHTSEKPFSCPQCGKTFTRKGSLKLHMSVHTGIKPFTCSQCGKSFTCKGNLNYHLVNHTEEKTFTCLQCGKTFRCKETLENHILIHAGIKPFTCPQCGNTFKHKGSLKSHMLIHTGKKPFICSQCGKCFTHKGHLNEHEIIHASEKPFTCPQCGTSFTRKGSLKKHMSIHTGMKPLVCSQCGKSFTHEGHLNDHLATHTDGKSFTCSHCGKTFTCKETLENHMLIHAGIKPFSCSQCGNTFKHKGSLKRHMLIHTGTRAFACSQCGKSFTHKGHLNEHVLIHASEKPFTCSQCGNSFTRKGSLKKHMLIHTGIRPFTCSQ, encoded by the coding sequence gcCTGATGAAAGTGAAAGAGGAAAGGCAAGATCTAAATGAAGTGGAGGAGAAACCTCAGCATCAGAAAGCTCATGATGTCACCACTGGAGAAAAACTATTGAGTTGCTCCAAAActgaaaacagttgctcacAAAGCATTCAAGTAACAGAAGTCACAAGACCTTTcagctgctctcagtgtggaaacacTTTCAAACATAAAGGAAGCCTTAAGAGGCACATGTTAATTCATACTGGAAAAAGGCCTTTCATCTGCTcgcagtgtggaaagagttttataCAGAAAGGACACTTTAATGAGCATGTGCGAATTCACACTTCAGAAAAGGCtttcacctgccctcagtgtggaaagactttCACACGCAAAGGAAGCCTGAAGAGGCACATATCAATTCATACTGGAAAAAATCCTTTCACCTGCTCTAAGTGTGGAAAGCGTTTTACATGTAAAGGTAATCTTAATTATCATTTGGAAACTCACACTGAAGAAAAGGCtttcacctgccctcagtgtggaaagactttCAGGTGCAAAGAAACCCTTGAGAATCACAAGTTAATTCATGCTGGAATAAAGCCTTTtacctgcactcagtgtggaaagactttCAGGTGTAAAGAAACCCTTGAGAatcacatgttaattcatgctggaATAAAGCCTTTcagctgctctcagtgtggaaagagttttacacaTAAAGGAAGCCTTAAGAgtcacatgttaattcattcTGGAACAAGGCCTTTCAGCTGCTCCCAGTGTGGAAACCGTTTCAAACATAAAGGAAGCCTTAAGGTTCACATGTTAATTCATATTGGAAAAAGGCCTTTCATCTGCTCCCATTGTGGAAAGCGTTTTACACAGAAAGGACAACTTAATGAGCATGTGCGAATTCACGCTTCagaaaagcctttcacctgccctcagtgtggaaagactttCTCACGTAAAAGAAGCTTGAAGAAGCACATGTCAATTCATACTGGAATAAAGCCTTTctcctgctctcagtgtggaaagagttttacatgTAAAGGAAGTCTTGATTATCATTTGATAACTCACACTAAAGAAAAGGCTTTcagctgctctcagtgtggaaagactttCAGGTGTAAAGAAACCCTTGAAAatcacatgttaattcatgctggaATAAAGCCTTTcagctgctctcagtgtggaaacacGTTCAAACATAAAGGAAGCCTTAAGACTCACATGTTAATTCATACTGGAACAAGGCCTTTCATTTGCTCCCATTGTGGAAAGCGTTTTACACAGAAAGGACAACTTAATGAGCATGTGCGAATTCACACTTCAGAAAAGCCTTTCagctgccctcagtgtggaaagactttCACACGTAAAGGAAGCCTGAAGTTGCACATGTCAGTTCATACTGGAataaagcctttcacctgctctcagtgtggaaagagttttacatgTAAAGGAAATCTTAATTATCATTTGGTAAATCACACTGAAGAAAAGACTTTCACCTGccttcagtgtggaaagactttCAGGTGTAAAGAAACCCTTGAGAATCACATTTTAATTCATGCTGGAATAAAGCCTTTCACCTGTCCTCAGTGTGGAAACACTTTCAAACATAAAGGAAGCCTTAAGAGTCACATGTTAATTCATACTGGAAAAAAGCCTTTCatctgctctcagtgtggaaagtgtTTTACACATAAAGGACACCTTAATGAGCATGAGATAATTCATGCTTCAGAAAAGCCTTTCActtgccctcagtgtggaaccAGTTTCACACGTAAAGGAAGCCTGAAGAAGCACATGTCCATTCATACTGGAATGAAGCCTTTGGTGTGCtcccagtgtggaaagagttttacacaTGAAGGACACCTTAATGATCATTTGGCAACTCACACTGACGGAAAGTCTTTCACCTGCTCTCATTGTGGAAAGACTTTCACGTGTAAAGAAACCCTTGAGAatcacatgttaattcatgctggaATAAAGCCTTTcagctgctctcagtgtggaaacacTTTCAAACATAAAGGAAGTCTTAAGAGACACATGTTAATTCACACTGGAACAAGGGCTTTCGCCTGCtcccagtgtggaaagagttttacacaTAAAGGACACCTTAATGAGCACGTGCTAATTCATGCTTCAGAAAAGCCTTTtacctgctctcagtgtggaaactCTTTCACACGTAAAGGAAGCCTTAAGAAACACATGTTAATTCATACTGGAATAAGGCCTTTCACCTGCTCTCAATAG